The DNA window TTTGAATCCCCCGGAATCCGAATCGGTCCGAGAACTGACGTTCCGATATTCTCACGGTTCACCGTCCCATCCCCCAACGATTCCCCACCATCCCATTTTTGAGACGCAAATCACGATTAGGACCGCTTATACGATAGTGCTGCCAACGCACGACCAACAGTGACGAACGCCCAGATAACGTTGATTCAGATCGACAACTACGGGCCGTGGACCGTGACGCCCGAACCGCGTCGGGAAGTGGACCTTCAAACGTTGCAATCGCGCTTGTACGCCGACCTCTCGCAACTCATCGGCAACCGAGAGGGCTACGTCTTCTTCACGCGATTCGACAACATGGTGGCCGTGACGAACGGTCTCTCTCTGGACGACCACGCGCTCGTGCAGGAATCGGTCGGCAACCGCTATCCCGTGACCGTCAGTTTGAGCGTCGCCACCGGAACGAATCCAGTGCAGGCCCTTCACGACGCCACGGAACTGCTACAGGACGCCGGAAGCGCACAGGACCACTCGCGCCGGGAGATTCTCGACGGTCGGACGATAGATGAGGAGTTCCGGACGGACGACGACGTGCAGATCGCCCACTTCGACGTGAACGACATGACCGGCAACTACACCGACGAGGTGAACGCCTTCGATTCGTTCATCCACATCGAGCAGGGGTACGCCGAACTGATGCGCTACATGCGCGAGGCACACG is part of the Haladaptatus paucihalophilus DX253 genome and encodes:
- a CDS encoding GTP cyclohydrolase III, producing MTNAQITLIQIDNYGPWTVTPEPRREVDLQTLQSRLYADLSQLIGNREGYVFFTRFDNMVAVTNGLSLDDHALVQESVGNRYPVTVSLSVATGTNPVQALHDATELLQDAGSAQDHSRREILDGRTIDEEFRTDDDVQIAHFDVNDMTGNYTDEVNAFDSFIHIEQGYAELMRYMREAHDSLSFFVGGDNVIAVCPNLTESDYEDAIRHVKESVEVDLKVGVGQGRVPQDAGMDAKHALETCRATGSKIEFE